A window from Candidatus Cloacimonas sp. encodes these proteins:
- a CDS encoding FtsX-like permease family protein, with translation MINKSIVYLSRKYLSGRKSKGIGKTHYLCLIGITLGVLALLCVTSVMNGFRSDIYNRITGTFSQVRITADAGATVKDYPVLCNQLQDMKFAASPVIRNELLLKSGQVILPTLCFGIEPDRHKKVSSLLRIADNPHREIIQGILAGDIVPETFNASGIALGAGLASQLGVYLGDEIQVLSPVFNIPTAFGMIPHIRFLKVQAIFAAGMPEYDQNFSFMSINTAAFFASYSPGEADYIEVKPVTTSLSKNIMSSLKKSFPGYQIEDWSSFDPNLYAAIRFEKFLMFVIMLFMFIIASFNLTGNLLKTISQKKRELGLLKALGLTDKDLQGLFLLQALFLCSVGIIVGLSLGSFLLLIQKYTGIIKLGSGSGEAIILPVKFLFTDYALIVVVAYIITILSVLLPLKRLSKINAVELIKRAV, from the coding sequence ATGATTAATAAAAGCATTGTTTATCTCTCCCGCAAATACTTAAGCGGACGCAAAAGCAAAGGCATCGGCAAAACGCATTATCTTTGCCTGATTGGTATTACTTTGGGCGTTTTAGCTCTGCTTTGTGTAACTTCCGTAATGAATGGTTTTCGTTCCGATATCTATAACAGGATCACCGGCACTTTTTCTCAGGTTCGCATTACAGCAGATGCCGGAGCCACCGTTAAGGACTATCCTGTTCTCTGTAACCAGTTGCAAGATATGAAATTTGCTGCCAGTCCCGTAATTCGCAATGAACTTTTATTAAAATCAGGGCAGGTTATTTTACCGACATTGTGTTTTGGTATTGAACCTGATAGACACAAAAAAGTTTCTTCCCTGTTGCGGATAGCGGATAATCCGCACAGAGAAATAATCCAGGGCATTTTAGCGGGAGATATTGTTCCCGAAACATTTAACGCTTCAGGAATTGCTTTAGGGGCTGGTTTAGCTTCTCAATTGGGGGTATATTTGGGAGATGAAATTCAGGTTTTATCTCCTGTTTTCAATATTCCAACCGCTTTTGGAATGATCCCTCATATTCGTTTTCTGAAAGTGCAGGCAATCTTTGCGGCAGGAATGCCCGAATACGACCAAAATTTCAGTTTTATGAGCATAAACACGGCTGCCTTTTTTGCTTCCTATTCGCCTGGTGAAGCGGATTATATTGAAGTGAAACCTGTTACAACCTCTTTATCCAAGAACATTATGTCCTCTCTAAAAAAGAGCTTTCCGGGTTATCAGATTGAGGATTGGAGCAGTTTTGATCCCAATCTCTATGCTGCCATCCGCTTTGAAAAATTCCTGATGTTTGTAATTATGCTTTTTATGTTTATCATCGCCAGCTTTAATTTAACGGGAAACCTGCTGAAAACTATTTCCCAAAAGAAACGGGAACTGGGGCTGCTAAAGGCATTGGGCTTAACCGATAAAGACCTGCAGGGCTTATTTTTGTTGCAGGCGCTTTTTTTATGTTCCGTAGGAATTATAGTTGGGCTTAGTTTGGGCTCGTTTTTACTGCTCATCCAAAAATATACGGGAATTATAAAATTGGGTTCTGGCAGCGGCGAGGCAATTATTCTTCCCGTGAAATTTTTGTTCACAGATTATGCCCTGATAGTC